ATGTTAACCtcagttttagtattattttattCCCTTTCTTTGAATTcgttgttctttgttttagcTTGTTTTTATTGTTGATTAAATAAAGtgttatataaatgtacatgtacaataataataaagaacCGGAGTTTTGAAGATAGCATCTTTCaactattttaaaatgggtttaaatatatatatatatatatatatatatatatatatatatatacatcaaacGAAATGCTACTCACCATTTATCTAATCTAaccatttattttattaattacacAGGAAGCCAAAGAAATTGCCCGGGTAATTGGAAAAAGTTTAGAGGAAACTGTTATATGCTTCTGTCAAAGAAACAGAACCAGGAATCTGGAAAGGTAACACAATATATGAATGCTTAATCTAAACTAATCAAGTTATTGATGACTCATTTCTTCGCTCATTttgtatgatgtaaaacttacacggtaccaattttgatgcaccagatgcgcatttcaacaaataatgcctcttcagtgatgctcaatcaaaatgtttgaaattcgaaataacaatgaagttttagagctattatagccaaaaacagcgcgccaaaaaagtggagtcaaatgaTTACATATAGCTTCTCTGCATCTTGGATTTCAGTGTATTGTTTCTAATCGCTTAAATCGctccatttacatgtatgtccacATTTAAGAACAAAATCTAGAAAACACTCTGCATATCAGTTACAGCATATGCAGATGTTTTTCTTCAAGATAAacgtcgttataacgatctagttcgtcaatacaacctcgcattgggtcaaatactgtctgacatgCTTCATCcagattgctaggccgttcttggtacactgattttgactacggataactccgtttacctgatcaggatatagggctcacggcaggtgtgaccggtcgacaggggatgtttctcctcttaggcacctgattcacctctggtgtgtccagttgAGTCTTTAAAATTGAAACCAGCTTTTGAACAATTTCGTGTTTGGAAAAGGAACTTGGAATATGAGCTGATTATCAGATGTGGCATTGAAGTCATATTCGtttaaatacagttgtaataaggAGCGTTATAAATAAACCAATGTTATTACAAGCTTTGACACCTTGAACCAATACACATTCCCCATGTAACATCTCTATTTTGCCCTCGCTTGGTTTGAAGGTTTGACAAAAAATATGTCCAGAACAAAGTAACCAGGTATATTCTCAATAGTTGTCTGTCAAAAGAAGAATCACGTTTGAAGGGGTTGGAAAAGTTGGAGTTTTCAATGTTGATAACAGAGTTTCTCAACTTTTTCTCAACTTTGTCTTaatcatgattttgatatttttaagtACGCCTTATCTTTAAGGCAATTTTTCACAAATTTCTTAAGAACAATTATATCTAGTAAACTATTTTTATGTTCTTAGATAAGAATTGCAAAAACTGAGTCGGACACCTTATTTCACAAGGACATTAAGAACAGAAATTCTTGTGTTTTGGAACGATTTTAAAAAGACCATTCTTGaaacactgattctgactacagaTTTCCCGTTTAGCTGagcaagatatagggctcacagcggatgtgacctgtcaacaggggatgcttacttcacTACGCATCTgctcccacctctagtataacctggggtccgagtttgcccaactTCCTATTTTGTATGCCTtatataaaattgatcactgttcgttatcttcacttttcaggTGAAATTAAATTCATGAATAAAAAGTCTCATTTGAAAAGGTACAAAAGCACTTGTTGACAAAATTCAGGTGTATCGCcgatattgaatttttatacctTTAGTAGTTATCATATTTATGATATACATTCAGTTCTACATTTTCCAACTTTGAAAGTCATACTTAATTCATATCGTAAGACGTAAGTTTCTGGTAAATAACTTCAATAGAAATCAGTCAGTCAAGTACTTCTTTTGTCGTAGGTCAAAAGCTCTATATGATGTGTAGGATGGATATACTGTAAATAACATGTGTATTATTTATGCATCATCTAATGCTATAGTTTTTAATCATGTGTTCATGTTATTGGTGGCTTTTGCGTATTTTCAATTTGTCATTACACGAATAGACAAACACACAAATAAATCAActgaatttctttgaaaatatatctATTTCTTTAATCTATTTTTAACTCTAGATTGCGTGCAAATTGCTGAATGGAAATTTGGCTGACATAACATCTGAAAGTGAAAACACCTGGCTTCATAAGACTTTtaatggtattttttttaatttgtccttcaaatatcagaatatttgttttaaaagattGTGTTTATTTCTTCTTTGCTCCTTTTGATTACACATCTCTGTTAGCATGATTATCTAGGTTTAAAGGACACCGCTTGGATCGATGCAACAGACAGAGCGAAGGAGGGAGAGTGGAGGTGGTCCTCCACTGGGAAGTTGTTGAAATTTACTGCTTGGTGGAAAGGAGAACCAAACAACTCAAATGGAAAAGAACACTGTGCTGTTGCTTATACAACGGGAGGAAAATGTGCTTGGTACGATGTGTCATGCAGTATCAGTCGTCAAACTTTGTGCAAGAAGAAAGCATAAACAAGGTAAATGCATGGATGTGTTGGTCCACTAATTTTCATAATTAATTTAGAATCATATACTTATAATATATTTTACGATGTGACTGTTTAGACGAGCGAAGAAATTtcacatcttgcaacacgactttaggcattgatcactgctcgttatcttcacctttcaattagcttgtatctctgctggtggacagtctgcccccgaggatacttgtcgttCGATTTATGttccttcgagatatcaaagatttgtcttaTGTACAATCGTCAAATTGTCAGCTCTGGTACAGAAATCAAAATTCTTATACCCtaattaaagactgttatgttcctttaagaaATAATCTCCTTTTCAGATTCCATGTGctcaatctcaaaatgttctgcaaaaaattgcaaaaacttgtgatatactgatcactagaaattcatttagtagtaatctctttggacgtagtttctgtaccaaaacgtttgacaatttgacttgtaaatattttaacgTTCTCTACGCCATTGAttgtaacctgtgtggcttaacTTATGTtggagaaaccaagggttcacttaataaaagaatatcggaaaacatatttcaaataaataatggtggtaaccaacttctttacaagcattttaatgcaccggaccactccattttatccatgagggtaaggattttggaataaaattaccaccacacaaacaatccaacattaaacACCCCTtctcgtagacaacgagaagataaatggatcaggaccctaggctcTGCATTTCCATACGAATGCAATGATAATgaatatgatgtgggaaatttgactagtccacaaggaaataacgtgaatgtgatgggactctttcccaatactcaaagacggaaacgcagttaTGGACattgttcatataaaagaccaagtatgaATGATATCACGTTTGATtaacttttaccttacgtcaacagacaattgggtccacatcatattcgtacaaaactttattctgttacatacgttatttgaagaagctacagctagtctatacttggatttttcaacacctgaatgaaaggtgaagataacgaacagtgatcaatctcataactcctataagcaatacaaaatagatagttgggcaaacacggacctctggacacaccatatccaggggtccatgtttgtacAAATCTCTATTTCAAATTGCTTACAGGATtatctgagattgatcactgttcgatggCGATAAACaaagaatttattttgatatcattttcaaCAGTTTTCTTTATGAAAGGGACATATGAATGAGATACAAGATCTTTTTACGTTGTTTTACAACAAAACTTTAAGTTGGTTCACTGGTCACAATCTAGAAAGCAACACCTCTTCATGATACAACTAAATCACAGTCATTTATTTTCTCTGGCCAGATGTGTTCCAAACGCATAAACGCATCCATCAGATTTAATTCGTTTCTCAACATACTTGCattcaattttgaatgtcatATGTACgtttacaaaaatgtaataatcaaaTGATTGTCACGTTACTTTTAAGCGCAGACGGTACCTAGATTTGTGTTTTGACTGAATACTGTCAAAATGTCCATTTTTATGAGATATTTCAACTGCGCATatttaactttgataaaattGAGTATATCATGGCACTCATTTGCTTTGCCATTCCGATTTTTTCACCTTGTACAAAGCTTGTGTGTTTACAAACTATCTTCATAAATCTATTGAGTCATATCTCATTGAAAACAACGTTCACGTTCAGTAAGGAATACCACTGATTATAGGATTCCCATTGAATTAGGACCCTCGACGCTACGAAGGAATGAGAAGACTTGTCTGTACTCGTTACCTTCTCACAATGATAGTTCACATGTTCAGGAGACAAAAGTTTCCTTCAGTCACgaataatcaaatgtaaatatatttcataatgtaATCACATTTAGATAAAAATCGTTAGATGCATGAATACGCTTATAAAATTATCACAGCATAACTATTTACTTGTGAAtctaaattttatgatccttTCGGTAAGTTAGTATGTCTTTGGGATTGAATTAACGAAAAATTGGTGTATCATGACGTCATATAATTTGAAGCGCAATATCACCGGTAGCAGAGCTTAGTAATAGTTGTAGTACGTCATCcgtgattcaatatttttttttcaaagcaaGAGAAACTTGCGTAATTCACAAAGTTTTCCTTAAAACGATGTTCACGAGAAGAAAACACGATAGTTCCGCAGTGACAGCGACATTTTTTCTGAACTCTTTAAGTAATctccatcatttttcagctgatgaagagcaaatcacgtgactcacaTTTGTAATCCTAGTAAGCTCATCGGGTCGCTTCGCAACGCAAACTTCGTCTGATATACTTAAAATGTATTTACTCTGATCAACATACAGgggcttacggtgggtgtgaccaatctacagggaatgcttactcctcctaagcacctgatcctgCCTCTTGTATAatcaggggtctgtgtttgccccactctctattttgcttataggagttatgggatttattactgttcgttgtcttcacctttcctcTAAGATCTCCTAACATCCTCTAAAGGACAGATGAATAAAGTTGTCATTGGTCTGAAACGTGTTGGAAAATACTGAGAAATCGCTCTGGGTATTAAAACTAATAGATTTAGGACAGAAGGAAACCATATATGCAATCAAGCCAATGTCAGAAACAATTACAAAGGTGTCATGTGTCATATGTACCATATATTGTAAATCAAAGAGTGTTTAAGTTTCCTTGGACAgcaaaaattatgttcattttCTACATATATGctgaatttcaaaatgttagAGAAAAGTTGGGATCCACGTGCTTTTTAATGTGCCAGGTGACATCAATATTGTAtcaaatttgaatatattttacttCAAATGCTGCAATTCGCATATTTGGATTTTCAAATTAGATTCATGAAATGTAATGTTAAGATGAATTTGTAAAAGATTGTTGATTATAACATATACTAAACGATGACAACTCTATTTGCCGATCAATAGTGTCATTATTTCAACAAATGGATTTAAAACACTGAACACGATAAAGCTTTTCTTCAATGACGTATCCTTTACAGTAATTCATGGTTTTGTActtttctcttttctttcttCAGAGCATTGAATGAAGATGGATGAAATTGTCGTCGAACTGAATAAAAAGCGAAAACATCAAAATGTGTTGTTGTGTTTTCGTGTTTGAAACTTACAGGTCTGGTTTACACAAATAAATCTCTCTGTATTTGCCAATGTATTTCCTTATACAGTATGACAATACTAATCGTataacatgaagttggtcatgtgatcagtcttttcttgcgtatgaatacaactGCCGCTTCTAAAGTCATGTACTTTTAGCAATGAGGAATTTAGAGGCCCTCACCTTTTTtggccacaaatttaaaaaatagaaatagtAAATGTTCAGTTTGCACCCAAACTGGCAtattattttggctaatactttaCTTTCACAAGCCCCTCCCCtttggaaatcctggatccgccattgCAATGgcatcataacagaaacaaacttttaaaaaaccgCATTAGAATATTTATACAGAGGTTATTCTGTAAACAGACAAGAATTCAATAGATTAAATCTGGGAGGTgcttattttttttatgcaatcaatcagtcaatgaATCCTAAGGGTTTTGTGACGTTTTGGAATCCAATATCAACACAGTAACTCAAATAATGTTTTCCTATTGAACATcctttcactatatactgtagaacCTGGAATATTTTCACTGAATCAGAGTTGTATTATACCTAAAAGGCTGCTCCAAGACATACTATCGATACCCATGTGGGATGCAAAACCATACAAAACTGGTATTTcagtttctttttatttcttttattaaattcCATGATCATTTTAAAACTTCAACACTCATTATCAAATCCTCTACAAAGAGAAGAAATTTTCCTTTATCTATTTTAGCAATAGCACAGTCTTCAATGCCCCGCTCGTTGTTGGGTTCTCCTTTATACCAAGCACTGTACGCCAGCAACTTCCCAGAGGAGGACCACCTCCAATCTCCCTCCTTTGTTTTGTCTGTAGCTCCGATCCAAACTTTCCCCCTGAAATCTAGATTAACATGGTAAGAAATCTAGAATTGGACCGGTCACAGTTACTCAGTAGtcgagcgttcgcttcgtaactgaGGGGtagtgagttcgagccccggtAGTGCCATGACCTAATACGTAACACAGGTAATGATTGATCCTTTGCCAATcgaacgctcggcatttagaagtgagaatcgcgggtctttcagatataaaGCTTAAAGTAATAAAGaactttaatttgataaacatatGACTTTAAAAAGGTGATCCCGTGTCGCGGAAGGTGTCGGTACGTTAAAGACCCCGCACTGGTATGGCCCAGAGTACTTAGTATagacaattctttgttatgtaaacaaggctcgtgtcatgtttttctttacataggttaaatatacaagtaatagttcgtttaaagcagatatttcaatttacaagttaattctgaacacaatcaAATAGTTTCCAGTGTTTAgcacaaatcattttgttttaaaaatgctaTATTCTAATAAGCAATCTTGTAAACAAATACTTGGCACGAGTCTTGTTCTCATaccaaagaattgtgagtgatgTATCTCATTTGTAACTaaaaaactgatattcaaattttggttgaccattagaaatactttagtagatcattttaaacaataaaaatggggaaaataattttttttcagctCAACCGTGTCCATGCCCCCTTTTAAAGGTCACAACACAGTCTTATGGACATgttttactacatatacatgaaaggtgaagataacgatcatgcatatacatacatacatacatacatacatatgcatCAATTCAATGCATTATTCGGACTCTAAAATCTCTCATTTGCAAACTAAATACCCTTCTTTCATTTCGGGACaaatgcacaaaaaattcaCATGATGATTGagtttgtatcactctttcgatagtgaaatcatacttcatacgaggtgttttaacgagtcattaaatgaaattttggtgtaatgagaCACCTTAAGTTCTCCTACAATtgattatttcatttcaaatcatcCTAATTTGAaaaactgaaatatacatgtacattattcaTGAAACTCAACAAATCTTACCGATATaaagaaaaagtgaagataacgaacagtgaccaatcataatttctataaagaatgcaaaattaacgGTAGAGAATATAcggaccagaggtgggatcagtaaATATGTGGATAAAATCGCATATATTAGTTTTTAAAAGTCGAtgtttttaaatcatgaaaatattgcaacttaaagtaattccaccctcctgtgatgtcatcaaattttgcaaaatcaatgagttatttagatttatgcatgataggaacatttttgttggagtctttcccgatagttattgtaaaaaatcttgttaaaaataaaatatttcaaaattctaagttatagatgaataatcaatgatacgtttcaaaatattgaatccaagggcaataactctgtttctattaatttctttatcaagtctattatgtgatagattttctttagtttttacagacattttgtatatttttgtgaaaatacagTTTCGTGTACTTGCTATGAATGCTACTATggcgtcataaccagtttgtacgGAATTTtaataatgctgtttaaggaaaattgcaattttcttacggtgatatatgattctgtttatgtacgtgtCACATCTAAAAAAGTGTGATTACCTgtgtatttcatttgataatttgttagttttaactctgataaatggaaataaatacacattttaaacttgtatctgATAAAACTGTGAGTATTATTTACCTTAAACCGTTTGCCACCTATGAAATCAAATGTATGTTGTACCagtaaataatttattttagaatttttacaAATACCAACAATAATTCAATAGATTATCCAAAATGTTCATATTACTTCTCACATTTACATGCACAAACGTAATTAAACCCCTTTTATGGTTCTTCCACGTGAATGAGAGCGATTAGTGGTGCGAGATTTCATCCATAATACCGAAATGTAAATGGTGATCCCTGGCTCTACTTCATTTTTATAGGTGATAATATATGGATATTGGAAGTTGATTGCTACTTTTAACATCTGCTCCTGTTGGCATAAATTCTTCAAATTGATCACATTCACCAATAACAGAATGAATGATCCTACAAGAATTGAAACATGTCTGTTTGAGAGAGTTTCAGTACCACGTTCTCAATTTCGCGTTACTACGCTGTGGATAACTTTGGAGGATTCTGTTCCAGAGTTTCCCTATCTGACAGAAAGAAAGTGAATCAAAAATGTGAAGTTGTGTTTTATTCTGATAAAGAAATGTTCTTCAACATCAAATAAAACCCTCAGACAACATCTATTGTTGTttagtttattttttattgtgcATGATTTTCTAATTCACATCTGGAGTATGTCTTAAGAAAATGTtgtgttttaaagaaaataataaaaaccaaCAACTTGAGATAAATTTTCTCCTAGTCAGAGTATATTTTTCATTGTcggatatatttttaaagaagtCGTAAACTCTGCTCATTATATGATCAGCACCAAAACATGAATATGTGTAAGTATGTACCTGTAGTAAAGTAATTCATGTATTAGATCATAATGAAGCATAATTGTCCCTGATAAGACCTACAACTAAGTTAAATATTGAATACGCTAATATTCATACACTGTTattccccgagggtctctacagcccagtagctaagtacttcgttactagcttgaaaatacggatgaatatttaattgctgggataaaatttagaaaataatttcaaaattaaggattctctccctcatgcatagctcttatccttggacgaatttgacttctttttttaaattcggacgcataattaaaataattggaaattatttttacaaaatgaagaaaaataaatatgagAGCGGAAAAAGTGACCTCCAATtaaattttaaggaaattatGTAAAGAAAAATTCTCTGCCATGAATTACATGATTTCATACATTAAAGCTTCTGCCATtgtttctatacatgtataaacaaaagCTATTCTAAtgtcaaaattacaacaaaacatTACAAGATGAATTTTGATTTGTCAGTGTTGAATTGTTATGTACTGTAAAGGTATTTTGGTCATTTTGGCCAACATGACTTTTACAACAAACTCCCTTTTAGCAATACATTTCCCGACTTAACCAAGTTGTATTTTTACCacataaaacatttcttttgcaaaTTGATTCATTTGTGCTTGTATTTCATAGATAAGggcttttatacatgtaacatattatGTAATATGGTTGTCCTTTGAATGAGCTATTTGTTTAAGAACTACGTTTTTCCGAGTACTTCCGAATATTCGGTCCGTTACTGGTTAATGTGGATTcagaaaggtgaaggtaacgaacagtgattaatttcgTAACTCCagtaagaatacaaaataaagagttgaccaaacacggacccctgggcacaccagtgTTAGGTAAGCTCCCTTGTCGACccatcacacccgccgtgagccctatatcttgatcagttaaacggagcaATACATAGTCAAGTCAGTGTGagaagaacggcctaataatcggtatgaaacacgtcagacagcatttgacccaatgataggttgtattgaccaactagatcgttataacgatcatagaatttgcgaaatgctaaatttaaatgagactgttgacacccctgtaacattaacttttGTCAGTACcctgcctcgattttaaaactgattatacgcagaacaagctcttacctatcgaatcagttgatacaCGTAGATATAATGGAACTGTCTCACGTTCTCTTTTTCTTTAATTCTTTAATTATGAACATGAAGTGCCTCACGTTCGTTATCCTGTTCTCTTTACTGATGAATACTGTGGTTTCTAGAAGTACAAGGAGCAGACAAATGACACCATTGGAAAAAGAATGCTGGGACCATTGCAACACAGAATACAACAATTGTAAGCTATTTTATGGCTGTCGCAAAATGCCTTCCGAAGAATTCAACAGCCAGTGTATGTTTGACTGTGAGAAATGGGCTGAAACATGTCTATGGCGCTGCTTATAAATAAAGCTGATCTTTGAATATCACCGACATTCATATTGTTGAATTTGCAATCATCAAGAGTAAATGAATTTCGCAATTAATcttcattgtttttatattgagCCTAAAGTGTTACTAttcattcatgaaatattttacagTCCCTCATTATGCTCGATTCGATTCATGTaggatctcccatggtttgttGTTTGATATGACATAAATTGTAttaaaccacaaaccatgggagattctttttatcacatgtttattcccccccccccttctccccAGCTTTTTAACTGTTCGGTCTT
This genomic window from Ostrea edulis chromosome 4, xbOstEdul1.1, whole genome shotgun sequence contains:
- the LOC125671097 gene encoding perlucin-like protein; its protein translation is MTFPSFCLCIAAIVFLTDAKSMTQKLLNLDVHTKNLQNLHAQFQKLTKAKGYLLTETHFEMKTKTICTHSGCSSSVEVVKGSQRNCPGNWKKFRGNCYMLLSKKQNQESGKIACKLLNGNLADITSESENTWLHKTFNGLKDTAWIDATDRAKEGEWRWSSTGKLLKFTAWWKGEPNNSNGKEHCAVAYTTGGKCAWYDVSCSISRQTLCKKKA